In one Streptomyces sp. NBC_00597 genomic region, the following are encoded:
- the gatB gene encoding Asp-tRNA(Asn)/Glu-tRNA(Gln) amidotransferase subunit GatB, producing MTTFTELLSYEDALASFDPVMGLEVHVELGTKTKMFCGCSTELGAEPNSQTCPTCLGLPGSLPVVNAIGIESAIKIGLALNCEIAEWCRFARKNYFYPDMPKNFQTSQYDEPIAFNGFLDVQLEDGEIFRVEIERAHMEEDTGKSLHVGGATGRIHGASHSLLDYNRAGIPLIEIVTKPIEGAGERAPEVAKAYVAELREVIKALGVSEARMDKGQMRCDVNLSLRPTPESEFGTRSETKNVNSLRSVERAARFEIQRHAAVLSSGGTIVQETRHFHEEDGSTTAGRIKDNAEDYRYFPEPDLVPVAPARDWVEELRGGLPEMPRVRRNRLREEWGVSEHDMQSILNAGAVDSIVATIEAGADSTAARKWWMGELARNANEQGVVVDELPITPAQVARVAALVAAGELNDKLARQVLEGVLGGEGTPDEVVEKRGLKVVSDEGALGAAVDEAIAGNAAIADKIRGGKIAAVGALVGAVMKTTRGQADAARVKELILERLGVSE from the coding sequence GTGACCACCTTCACCGAACTGCTGTCGTACGAGGACGCTCTCGCCTCGTTCGACCCCGTCATGGGCCTTGAGGTCCATGTCGAGCTCGGCACCAAGACCAAGATGTTCTGCGGCTGCTCGACCGAGCTGGGCGCCGAGCCCAACTCGCAGACCTGCCCCACCTGCCTCGGTCTGCCCGGCTCGCTGCCCGTCGTCAACGCGATCGGCATCGAGTCCGCCATCAAGATCGGCCTCGCGCTCAACTGCGAGATCGCCGAGTGGTGCCGCTTCGCCCGGAAGAACTACTTCTATCCGGACATGCCGAAGAACTTCCAGACCTCCCAGTACGACGAGCCGATCGCCTTCAACGGCTTCCTCGACGTGCAGCTGGAGGACGGCGAGATCTTCCGCGTGGAGATCGAGCGCGCCCACATGGAGGAGGACACCGGCAAGTCGCTGCACGTCGGCGGCGCCACCGGCCGTATCCACGGCGCGTCCCACTCCCTGCTCGACTACAACCGCGCCGGCATCCCGCTCATCGAGATCGTCACCAAGCCGATCGAGGGCGCGGGCGAGCGGGCACCCGAGGTCGCCAAGGCGTACGTCGCCGAGCTGCGCGAGGTCATCAAGGCCCTCGGCGTCTCCGAGGCCCGCATGGACAAGGGCCAGATGCGCTGCGACGTGAACCTGTCGCTGCGCCCGACCCCCGAGTCCGAGTTCGGCACCCGCAGCGAGACGAAGAACGTCAACTCGCTGCGCTCCGTCGAGCGCGCGGCCCGCTTCGAGATCCAGCGCCACGCGGCCGTGCTGTCGTCCGGCGGCACGATCGTGCAGGAGACCCGGCACTTCCACGAGGAGGACGGCTCCACCACCGCCGGCCGCATCAAGGACAACGCCGAGGACTACCGGTACTTCCCGGAGCCCGACCTGGTCCCCGTCGCCCCGGCCCGCGACTGGGTCGAGGAACTGCGCGGCGGCCTGCCCGAGATGCCGCGCGTGCGCCGCAACCGGCTCCGCGAGGAGTGGGGCGTCAGCGAGCACGACATGCAGTCGATCCTCAACGCGGGCGCGGTGGACTCCATCGTCGCCACGATCGAGGCGGGTGCCGACTCGACCGCCGCGCGCAAGTGGTGGATGGGCGAGCTGGCCCGCAACGCCAACGAGCAGGGTGTCGTCGTCGACGAGCTGCCGATCACCCCGGCTCAGGTCGCACGCGTCGCGGCCCTGGTCGCGGCCGGCGAGCTGAACGACAAGCTGGCCCGCCAGGTCCTGGAGGGCGTCCTCGGCGGCGAGGGCACCCCGGACGAGGTCGTCGAGAAGCGCGGCCTGAAGGTCGTCTCGGACGAGGGCGCGCTCGGCGCGGCCGTGGACGAGGCCATCGCGGGCAACGCGGCCATCGCGGACAAGATCCGCGGCGGCAAGATCGCAGCCGTGGGCGCACTGGTCGGCGCGGTCATGAAGACCACCCGCGGCCAGGCCGACGCGGCCCGGGTCAAGGAGCTCATCCTGGAGCGCCTGGGCGTCTCCGAGTAG